A genome region from Mycobacterium florentinum includes the following:
- the mprA gene encoding two-component system response regulator MprA: MRILVVDDDRAVRESLRRSLSFNGYSVELANDGVEALEAIASERPDAVVLDVMMPRLDGLEVCRQLRSTGDDLPILVLTARDSVSERVAGLDAGADDYLPKPFALEELLARMRALLRRTKPEDAESVAMTFSDLALDPVTREVTRGHRRISLTRTEFALLEMLIANPRRVLTRSRILEEVWGFDFPTSGNALEVYVGYLRRKTEADGEPRLIHTVRGVGYVLRETPP, from the coding sequence GTGCGCATTCTTGTCGTCGATGACGATCGCGCGGTCCGCGAATCGCTGCGCAGATCGCTTTCCTTCAACGGCTACTCCGTCGAGTTGGCCAATGACGGTGTTGAGGCTCTCGAAGCGATCGCCAGCGAGCGTCCCGACGCGGTCGTGCTCGACGTGATGATGCCGCGCCTCGACGGTCTCGAGGTCTGCCGCCAACTGCGCAGCACCGGCGACGACCTGCCGATCCTGGTGCTGACCGCCCGCGATTCGGTGTCCGAACGGGTCGCCGGCCTGGATGCCGGCGCGGACGACTACCTGCCCAAGCCGTTCGCCCTCGAGGAGCTGCTGGCCCGGATGCGGGCACTGCTGCGCCGCACCAAGCCCGAGGACGCCGAGTCGGTCGCCATGACGTTCTCCGATCTGGCCCTGGACCCGGTGACCCGTGAGGTCACCCGTGGGCATCGCCGGATCAGCCTGACCCGGACCGAATTCGCGCTGCTGGAGATGCTGATCGCCAATCCGCGCCGGGTGCTCACCCGAAGCCGCATTCTCGAGGAGGTGTGGGGATTCGACTTCCCCACCTCGGGCAATGCGCTGGAGGTCTACGTCGGGTACCTGCGCCGCAAAACCGAAGCCGACGGTGAGCCGCGCCTGATCCACACGGTGCGCGGCGTCGGCTACGTCCTCCGGGAGACGCCGCCCTGA